In the Apodemus sylvaticus chromosome 3, mApoSyl1.1, whole genome shotgun sequence genome, tgaaatgtaaataaagaatatatcgaataaaaaataaataataaaacaccaaaacTATTTCATATATTGTCTGTGACTCAGTCATATTATTAAAATTTCCAATCTTGCGGTTTGCAAGAGAATTCGTTAGTTTTTGGCACTGTGCCCTAATAATGAATGTTGACGGAATGGGCGGATAAAAACTACTTTTAAAGTTAAGAATCTTGGAGCTCCCAAATTTGCTGGAAACTTTAGAAGAGCCACGTAGCCCCTTTGGAACTTAATTTCACTAAATGGCTGTTATGACGCCCACAGCATCGGGTAGAGGATGGAATGGAGAACCAGAGCACAACTCACAAAAAACCAAGAACCAGTGTTACAGATGGGTACTCAGAAGTTTCCAAACACTTTTtgtaaaataatatagaaatggaAGATTTAGTGAGAGTTTGGGGACACAGGAAGGCTAATAAGCTAATcagttgacattttaaaaaacattatttatttatatggtatctttatttttttatttttatttttttaacaatcCAGCGATTATCCCCTTCCCGGCCGCTCTCGGACATTTTCTCATCTCATTCCTCTCCCACccgtgtccctccctccctccctccctccctccctccctccctctgccccttcccGTAATTGCAAAAAAGcatgattatatatttttttaaagccacATGCTAGACGCGCATCGCTAGAAGTGAAGCCAAGAAGAAAAGGGCGGGCTGAGGCAGGATTTAGCTCTGCTCTTGGGAATGGCGGCGAAGTCCTAGGTGTCTgtagagaaaaaagagaaaacaatcgGCCGGCCGTTATGAAACAGTCCTAGGTGCCAGCCCTGCCCCGCTTCTGCATTGTTCCCGGCCGTGTGCAGCAGTCCTCTCCCCCAGAGCCCCCTTTCTAGGCTCTCTAGGTGGCCTTCTGAGCACCTCCAGTCTCTGACACCCGCTAGCTACCTCGGGTTAGCGGCTTGTgcgtgctggtggtggtggtggtggggaaaccAGGACGCTAAGCCAGGGGCAAATCCTACCGGTTCCGCAGCGGCAGTGGAGAGAAAGCggcctccctttctcctccatcGGTGCCTTCCAGCCCCGGAGCAGAAGGCCGGGGCTCTGGAAGGCTGAGAGCCCACCCTTTCCGGTCTCCCTCCTCTATTAGTGGATTCTGGAGGTTCCTTTTAAGATCTTTGGGGTTCCCACAAGACAGGCTTTCGCTCACTAGGGCCCTTCCGCTGCTGTTCCTGCAATTTCCGCACCCCGCCGCCCTTGCCCCAGCTCTCTCCTTAGAAGCCTTTCTCTAACCACTTCTTTATCTGACCACAACCCATCAGCTCCGGTGTGCAAACCTACTCACAGAAAACAGGTTTCCTCCTACAGGAGCCCTGGAAGATGTGCTCTTGGAGGGATGGGGCCCCATCAAATTAGGACCCACCCCAGCCTCTCTCTTCTTGCTTGCAGCTAGGAATCTAATCCAGTCAACACTTCCAAGGGCCAAATGAGCCTGCTGCACACGTGTTCCAGTCGAAACAGGATCTATTCTAATATCATCTAAACCAGATTTTACACTAAACATttgtgctatttcttttttttttaattttctatattctttgtttatattccaaatgctttcccctttcccggttcccccctccccatatgtcccataagccctcttttctccacccattccccaatcactccctcccaatttctctgtcctggttctcccctacaatgctggatcaagcccaTTTGTGCTATTTTCGTATTCTGCCTCATATATCTTATTTTAATTGCAATATTTTCTCCTTAGCCAATGAAAAACTTTAAGCCtgacattttatgtatgtgtgggttGTGTAGAGGGGATGGGATCCAAGGAAAGAAAGGCTTCCTGGTTGCtgaccgtttttttttttttgtttgtttgtttgtttgtttgtttttgaaaggaAAAGGAGGCTCATACTGATATGTGGTTTAATCATATCTCCAAGAAGTGGGCCGTTTACTTTTTATTAGCCCTATGTATACACCACTTGCGCGGTGCCCATAAAGGTCACAGGCATCGAATCCTCTGGAGCTGAAATTCCAGGCTGATAAAAGCGGGCTGAAGTGGGTGCTGGAATCGAATtttacctctggaagagcagggcaCCCTTAATAGCTGAATCACATCTCCAGCCCTAAAATGTAAGCTTGAAAAGAATGGAAAGGACAGAATCTCTTTTCTTTGGAGGGGTTCACGGAAGAACTCCATCTCAGATACCCTCAAAATGCCCTGGAAGGGCCTAGAAAACTTTCCACTGCAAAGGTCAAGGTTTACAGATTTGCTCAAGAACTGAAGGACAGGGTATAGAGTAACTTGGTTTGGGAGCTGTGGGATCAGTCCACCAGGCAGGATTGAGAAACTGCAAAACCGTGGCAGCCAGGCTCAGCGGCTGCTCTATGGGTGGGCTTGTGCAGAACCGAATGCTAGACCTCTGGGTCCACCTGCCCTCGTGGTACCCGGCGGGTGGGTAAAATGGGAATCTATGGGACAGTGTCCATGTTCTCAAGTTCTTTTTCTGGGTTTCAGAAGCTCTTGGACCAAGTTTGCTCACCTAGGAGTGCTTGTGCTGAAGCTATGCCTGTCCGCTTGGGCGACGTGCCCTGCGGTCCTCAAATACCGCACGACGTCGAGATGCCCGCGCTCCAGGGCCAAGTCGAGCGGCAGGCGGCCCCAGGCGTCGCGCACGTCCAGCCTCGCGCCTGCCTGGTGCAGCACCACCAGCGTGTCCAGGAAGCCCTCCCGAGCTGCGTCGTGCACCGGTCGGGAGAGGGTGGTGGGGTCCTCGCAGTTCGGATCTGCGCCATAGCTGAGCAGGAGAGCTGCGGCTTGGACGTTGCCCATCATCATCACCTGAAAAGTCAGAAGAAAGTAGAGCAATCACGGCCAAAGGGAAGGCAGGAcccaaggaaagaaggaaggcctGCGTGAGAAGCCGCACTGGCCTGCTCAGTGCGCTTTTTAACGCAGGCAAACCAATTAACTATCCAATTATGTCCACAGTCAGGGGGTTCTTCCCCTTAAAGGCTCCCAGTCTCGCCGTGGAATTCTTCTTACACACAGGTTAACAGTGTATTTCTTAAGATTTCCTGGTGCACAAACCCTTGTAGAACATCACCAGGGGCATAGACAGACTGCACTTTTCTTATTTGAGATGAACTGGGATTGGGCAGTAATTACTAAAAAGTggtttggcaaaaaaaaaaaaaaaaaaaaaaaaaaaaaaagacaactagaattctctccttctctctcattcattctctctctctctctctctctctctctctctctctcacacacacacacacacacacacacacacacacacaattgttaaCCTTGTCTTCCTGGAATGTTATACTTCAATTCCTTTAAGTATAAAATAAGAAAGCTTGTCCCTAAAATAATAATATCCCCTCCCCATCTTAAATTATTGGTCCTTTGAACTGTAACTAGAGAGGAAAGACATAGTAGACAGCACTATTTTAAGGATCTCGAGGTACATTATCCAAGTGTGCAAACCCAAGCTCCCTGAATccccatacacaggcacacacacaaagccaagggtggtggcacacgcctttaatcccagcacttaggaggcagaggcaggcggatttctgagttcgaggccagcctggtctacagagtgagttccaggacagccagggctacacagagaaaccctgtcctgggggggggggggggaagatataaggagagacacagaggtcagagagaagATGTAGGCATCCTGCGCCAACAATAGCAACTAAGCTAGGAAAAAGAAAGCCCACTCTGGCTTTTAGCCTTCTAAAGGAATGAAGTCCTCCGGACTCATTTTAGACATCCGGCTCCTATAATTACATAATgataattttgtgtttgttttagtcATTAAATGTGTGGTAACTGGCTTGGTTGGTGGAATACTTGCCTGgtgttttagtttgctttttattgctgcaatagagaccatgaccaaaagtatcctggagaagaaagggtatccccagttcatcactgagggaaggcaAGTCAGGAACTCAAGCTGTACAGGAACCTGCAGGGAAGAACTGAAGCAGACAATGGAAGGAAGGATGCTCtcactggctttctcagcttgctttttaaTGCAGGCAAACCAATTAACTATCTAAGGGTCGCATTGCCTGCACTGAGCCggatcctcccacatcaatcagaaaccaagaaaatgcaCTCCCAAGGACTTGCCTACTGGCCAATATGGTGAATACATTTCTTAATTAACGTACCTTCTTTCCAAATTACTCATGTAATTTGTCATGTAAAACCACCTATAAGATCTAGCATATGAAAGAAACTCTGGGTTCAAACTCCAACAATGCATACAAGTATTCTCAGCACCCAGtgagtagaggcagggggattagaaTTTCAAAGTCACCTTCAGCTAAGGAGTTGGAAGTCAGTCTGAGCAGAGTCGCATaagatcctctctctctctctctctctctctctctctctctctctctctctctctctctctctctccttccctccctccctccctccctccctctcaaaagaggggaggtggggaaagactaggagggaaactataatcaggatatgtTATATGAGAAAAACTATTTTACATAAAAggcaaaattataatttattagaACAGTAATGAGAAAGCAAAATGCTTCTCAAGTTTAAATTTTGAAAGGCTAGCTTTGGACTGTCAATCCTCCTAGCATGATCCTCTTCCCAAGTAACTGTGATTACAGGTCTTCCCAAGTAACTGTGATTCCAacgctacacagaaaaaccctctctcaacaacaacaacaataaataaagcCATTCCCATAGAGGACTGGACTGGACTCAACACCATGCTTTGTGTATGAGAACTAAGAGCT is a window encoding:
- the LOC127680940 gene encoding cyclin-dependent kinase inhibitor 2A-like isoform X2 encodes the protein MEPSADRLARAAAQGREHEVRALLEAGASPNAPNSFGRTPIQVMMMGNVQAAALLLSYGADPNCEDPTTLSRPVHDAAREGFLDTLVVLHQAGARLDVRDAWGRLPLDLALERGHLDVVRYLRTAGHVAQADRHSFSTSTPRHLGLRRHSQEQS
- the LOC127680940 gene encoding cyclin-dependent kinase inhibitor 2A-like isoform X1, with the translated sequence MGVERRWAGGGAWVARCLLAEWAGGGASHLWLVTVLPPLRRVRQRSGSMGRRFSVTARIWRAGRLHRESVFEVMMMGNVQAAALLLSYGADPNCEDPTTLSRPVHDAAREGFLDTLVVLHQAGARLDVRDAWGRLPLDLALERGHLDVVRYLRTAGHVAQADRHSFSTSTPRHLGLRRHSQEQS